Proteins from a single region of Sporosarcina sp. P33:
- a CDS encoding peptidase M4: MRVKEFLAGILTGVAAGVVVNEAFNRYNEEVPADNVLKKVKDAFKEEGPIDGSWIVMKPEPYTNHVITMDVYRGGVSRMKDGKLEQYEFAADAKTGTVVELVRQ, from the coding sequence ATGAGAGTAAAAGAATTTTTAGCCGGAATATTAACTGGAGTTGCTGCAGGCGTAGTAGTGAATGAGGCATTTAACCGTTATAATGAAGAAGTACCTGCTGACAACGTACTGAAAAAAGTAAAAGACGCATTCAAAGAAGAAGGTCCCATCGATGGTTCTTGGATTGTTATGAAGCCTGAACCTTACACAAATCACGTGATTACAATGGACGTTTACCGCGGTGGCGTTTCACGAATGAAAGACGGCAAGCTCGAGCAATACGAGTTCGCAGCTGACGCGAAAACCGGCACTGTCGTAGAATTAGTTCGTCAGTAA
- a CDS encoding MBL fold metallo-hydrolase, translated as MDQLTFHDMKLTWLDGGVNYLDGGAMFGVVPKALWSRRYEADENNLIELRTDPILIQYQNKNYLIDSGIGKGKLDEKKKRNLGVRAETRVEESLAELGLTPADIDAVLMTHLHNDHAAGLTQWEGDQLISVFKNAVIYTSKVEWDEMREPNIRSRNTYWPENWEPIQDQVETFEGEFEVVPGITMLHTGGHSDGHSVIKLEQGGETLIHMADIMPTHAHSNPLWVLAYDDYPMDSIYAKERLMKEALPNNYGFIFYHDAVYRMAKFSEDGKSIVDSLPRTR; from the coding sequence TTGGATCAATTAACTTTTCATGACATGAAACTCACGTGGCTGGACGGCGGCGTAAACTATCTGGACGGCGGTGCCATGTTCGGCGTCGTGCCAAAAGCATTGTGGTCAAGACGCTATGAAGCAGATGAGAACAATTTAATTGAACTGCGGACAGACCCTATACTGATTCAATATCAAAATAAGAATTATTTAATTGATTCAGGTATCGGAAAAGGAAAGCTGGACGAGAAGAAAAAGCGCAATCTTGGTGTCAGAGCAGAGACGCGTGTGGAGGAAAGTCTGGCGGAGCTTGGTTTAACGCCGGCGGATATCGATGCAGTGTTAATGACTCACTTGCACAATGACCATGCAGCAGGTTTGACGCAGTGGGAAGGCGATCAGCTCATTTCGGTATTTAAGAATGCAGTCATCTATACATCTAAAGTAGAGTGGGATGAGATGCGGGAGCCGAATATCCGTTCACGCAATACGTATTGGCCGGAAAACTGGGAGCCGATTCAGGATCAGGTGGAAACGTTTGAAGGGGAGTTTGAAGTAGTTCCGGGTATTACGATGCTTCATACCGGCGGCCATAGTGACGGCCACAGTGTGATTAAGCTGGAGCAAGGCGGCGAGACGCTGATTCATATGGCGGACATCATGCCGACGCATGCGCATTCAAATCCGCTATGGGTGCTTGCGTACGATGACTATCCAATGGATTCTATTTACGCAAAAGAGCGCTTGATGAAGGAAGCGCTTCCAAATAATTATGGGTTTATTTTCTATCATGACGCGGTGTATCGTATGGCGAAGTTCAGCGAAGACGGGAAGTCAATTGTGGACAGCCTGCCGCGTACTCGGTAA
- the trmB gene encoding tRNA (guanosine(46)-N7)-methyltransferase TrmB, giving the protein MRLRNKPWAKDFMAEHPDVLILDPESKKHHWSEEFDNDAPIHIEVGTGKGQFIIGMALANPSINYIGIEHFDNVIVSALEKAIEAEKPSNLRLLRMNGEELDSIFTESEIDRVYLNFSDPWPKTRHEKRRLTHANFLAKYEKVLKEHGEIHFKTDNRSLFEYSLVSMTDYGMKLLSVSLDLHANMPEDNILTEYEEKFSSKGQPIYRLEAQYQS; this is encoded by the coding sequence ATGCGTTTACGAAATAAGCCATGGGCAAAGGATTTCATGGCAGAACACCCGGACGTGCTGATTTTAGATCCGGAAAGCAAGAAGCATCACTGGTCGGAAGAGTTCGATAACGATGCACCGATACATATTGAAGTCGGTACGGGCAAAGGACAGTTTATCATTGGGATGGCATTAGCAAACCCTTCTATTAATTATATTGGAATTGAACATTTTGATAATGTCATCGTATCCGCGCTAGAGAAAGCAATCGAGGCGGAAAAACCATCCAATCTTCGGCTGCTGCGGATGAATGGAGAAGAACTGGACTCGATTTTTACAGAGTCAGAGATTGACCGGGTGTATTTAAACTTTTCCGACCCATGGCCAAAAACACGCCATGAAAAGCGCCGTCTTACGCATGCAAATTTCTTGGCGAAATATGAAAAGGTTTTAAAAGAACACGGAGAAATTCATTTCAAGACAGATAATCGTTCGCTCTTTGAATATTCACTTGTCTCCATGACCGATTACGGCATGAAATTACTTTCCGTCTCCTTAGATTTACATGCGAATATGCCAGAAGATAATATACTGACAGAGTATGAGGAGAAATTTTCGAGTAAAGGCCAGCCGATTTACCGTTTGGAAGCACAATATCAAAGCTGA
- a CDS encoding NERD domain-containing protein → MAQLVKLADYISRYENDLTRYPTQFIRLKRYQWKRIKNQWEYGLDLYAEQAVTVSEDVKGNEKWYSSLFGKWRRRKEGDLAEQSAETVAETDLEEHDLEFQASIPGRPSSKEQLKKEYRDQLFQFQLKWASSTLYDRSRVDPKYYSDLLLKQLTLRLPDSFLLFYYPIVKVNKAPVELDIILLAPTACYCITVLEDDRMAAYIGSGERFWLKKFGEEEVKVLNPTIALSRMEKVLSSFFKASKVELPIKKLIISRNGYIDYPGTPFEITTIDRKNYEQWLEKLSSNPSPMKHTQFKAAQAILDHAQTTAMSRLFEAEETAEE, encoded by the coding sequence ATGGCCCAGCTAGTTAAACTGGCGGATTATATTTCCCGCTACGAGAATGATTTAACCCGTTATCCGACGCAGTTTATCCGCTTAAAACGCTATCAATGGAAACGGATTAAAAATCAGTGGGAATATGGGCTGGATCTGTATGCAGAGCAGGCAGTCACTGTATCTGAAGATGTAAAAGGGAATGAAAAATGGTATTCCTCACTATTCGGAAAATGGCGCAGACGCAAAGAAGGGGATCTTGCAGAACAATCGGCCGAAACAGTCGCTGAAACAGACCTTGAGGAACATGATCTGGAATTTCAGGCATCCATTCCAGGACGTCCTTCAAGTAAAGAGCAGCTGAAAAAAGAATATCGCGATCAATTGTTTCAATTTCAATTGAAGTGGGCCAGTTCTACATTGTATGACCGGTCCCGTGTAGATCCAAAATATTATTCGGATTTATTATTGAAGCAATTGACACTGCGTTTGCCGGATAGTTTTCTGTTGTTTTACTACCCGATTGTCAAAGTGAATAAAGCGCCTGTTGAACTGGATATTATCCTGCTGGCACCGACTGCATGCTACTGCATTACCGTGCTCGAAGATGATCGCATGGCGGCTTACATTGGCAGCGGGGAAAGATTTTGGCTGAAGAAGTTCGGAGAAGAAGAAGTGAAAGTGCTCAATCCAACAATTGCGCTCAGCCGGATGGAAAAAGTCCTGTCTTCATTTTTTAAAGCGTCAAAAGTCGAACTGCCCATCAAGAAGCTTATCATTTCACGTAATGGCTATATTGATTATCCGGGTACGCCGTTTGAAATCACGACAATTGACCGCAAAAACTATGAGCAATGGCTCGAGAAATTAAGCAGCAATCCAAGTCCTATGAAGCATACGCAATTTAAAGCGGCACAGGCAATTTTAGATCATGCGCAAACGACGGCAATGAGCCGCCTGTTTGAAGCAGAAGAAACAGCAGAAGAATAA
- the dat gene encoding D-amino-acid transaminase translates to MIYFKDGEFLNEDQIQVSADDRGYAFGDGVYEVIKVYDGKLYTAKEHLERLVESAEKIRINLPYTMEELTEIVESLQSENQLTLGHIYLQVTRGVAPRAHQFPENSVPVVMGYAVESQRPLQNLEMGAAMKSVEDMRWLRCDIKSLNLLGNVLAKQDAIEAGCQEALFVRDGLVTEGASSNVFGIKDGVLHTHPANHFILNGITRRVVLQLANELEIPVLEKEFTLAEALDMDEFFFTSTNAEITPVVMMDQQPIGQGVPGPLTRKLQSAFNRQIPQLTAAGHAEERESNGPAS, encoded by the coding sequence ATGATCTATTTTAAAGACGGGGAATTTCTGAATGAGGATCAAATACAAGTATCAGCGGATGATCGCGGCTATGCATTTGGCGATGGAGTCTATGAAGTAATCAAAGTCTATGACGGTAAATTGTATACAGCAAAGGAACACTTGGAGCGATTAGTGGAAAGTGCTGAAAAGATTCGCATAAACCTTCCTTATACAATGGAAGAGCTGACAGAAATCGTTGAATCGCTTCAGTCAGAAAATCAACTGACACTCGGCCATATTTATTTGCAGGTGACACGGGGAGTCGCACCGCGCGCGCATCAATTTCCTGAAAACAGTGTGCCTGTAGTGATGGGCTATGCTGTAGAGAGTCAGCGCCCGCTGCAAAATCTTGAAATGGGTGCGGCGATGAAATCAGTAGAAGATATGCGCTGGCTTCGCTGTGATATCAAAAGTTTAAATCTGCTCGGAAATGTGCTGGCTAAACAGGATGCAATTGAAGCCGGCTGCCAGGAAGCGCTGTTCGTGCGCGACGGGCTAGTGACAGAAGGCGCGTCATCCAATGTGTTCGGCATTAAAGACGGTGTGCTTCACACTCATCCCGCCAATCATTTCATTCTAAATGGCATAACACGCCGAGTCGTGCTGCAGTTAGCAAACGAGCTGGAAATACCTGTTTTGGAGAAAGAATTTACGCTGGCAGAAGCGCTTGATATGGATGAATTCTTCTTCACTTCGACTAATGCGGAAATAACGCCCGTTGTCATGATGGATCAGCAACCGATTGGCCAAGGAGTTCCTGGTCCGCTGACGAGAAAGCTGCAGTCCGCGTTCAACCGGCAAATTCCTCAGTTAACGGCGGCAGGTCATGCTGAGGAAAGAGAGTCAAATGGCCCAGCTAGTTAA
- a CDS encoding DeoR family transcriptional regulator produces MNPATDRMLIRIKDVYLFIRDNGKVTTEDVAEEFNISPRTAQRDLHVLEYNELIKNSVRGEWTTTSKKVKLPS; encoded by the coding sequence ATGAACCCAGCTACCGATCGCATGTTAATTCGTATCAAAGATGTCTATCTGTTCATTCGGGATAACGGAAAAGTAACGACAGAGGACGTGGCGGAGGAATTTAACATTTCCCCTCGAACTGCCCAGCGTGACTTACACGTTCTCGAGTACAATGAATTGATTAAAAACTCAGTCCGCGGCGAATGGACGACGACTTCCAAGAAAGTGAAATTACCTTCCTGA
- a CDS encoding pseudouridine synthase, producing the protein MRLDKLLSNTGYGSRKEVRQLLKKGMIRVNGAVIKDPAQHVDPEQDAISLLGEEVIYREFIYLMMHKPPGVLSATEDNRDQTVIDLLGSEERHFEPFPVGRLDKDTEGLLLLTNDGKLAHNLLSPKKEVPKTYYAKVAGRVTNEDAEAFAHGVVLDDAYETKPGMLNILRSDELSEIELTITEGKFHQVKRMFEAVGKKVVYLKRLTMGPLTLDADLELGDYRELTEEEVQKLIEADYSKQKG; encoded by the coding sequence ATGAGACTGGATAAATTATTATCAAATACTGGATATGGTTCACGTAAAGAAGTGCGGCAGCTGCTGAAAAAAGGAATGATCCGGGTGAATGGGGCAGTGATAAAAGATCCTGCCCAGCATGTGGATCCTGAACAAGATGCGATTTCATTATTGGGTGAAGAAGTGATCTATCGGGAGTTTATTTATCTGATGATGCATAAGCCGCCCGGCGTGCTGTCTGCAACAGAAGATAACCGGGATCAAACGGTCATCGATTTGCTCGGAAGCGAAGAGCGGCATTTTGAACCGTTTCCGGTAGGCAGACTGGATAAAGATACGGAAGGGTTATTACTGCTGACAAATGACGGCAAGCTCGCGCATAATTTATTGTCGCCTAAAAAAGAAGTGCCAAAGACGTATTATGCAAAGGTGGCCGGCCGTGTGACAAATGAAGACGCAGAAGCTTTTGCACACGGCGTGGTGCTGGACGATGCGTACGAGACGAAACCTGGAATGCTGAACATCTTGCGTTCGGATGAGTTGTCGGAAATTGAACTGACGATAACGGAAGGGAAGTTTCATCAAGTAAAGCGGATGTTTGAAGCAGTAGGCAAAAAAGTAGTGTATTTAAAACGGCTGACGATGGGCCCGCTGACGCTGGATGCGGACCTGGAGCTCGGGGACTATCGGGAGCTGACGGAAGAGGAAGTACAGAAGCTGATAGAAGCGGATTATTCCAAGCAAAAAGGCTGA
- a CDS encoding polysaccharide biosynthesis protein, translating to MASNLLKGTAILTIGLFLSKALGLLYVIPFYAIVGEKSVGLYQYAYIPYNLALAVAVSGAPLAISKFVSKYNALGDYATGRKLMKSGMVIMSATGLLSFLALFFLANPIAELVIKDEEQIFTVQDIATVIRWVSFALLAVPLLSIGRGFLQGYQKFEPTSVSQLIEQIVRIIVVLAGAFVVVNVLDLSPRIAVQFAVFAAFIGALAGLWSLYHYWKKYQEEFDYLLSNSPPASSVSLKQIYTEVFAYVLPFVLVGTINPIYQFVDMVTFNGAMKSIGLASVSDLYLTKLNFLTHKIVMIPVMVATGFSMALISIITKDYTMKNQKGVTRSLDQTYQIMLFLTIPMVIGLIVLNSEVYQFLYEYDVAGASVLASYAPVAILFAMFTVTAAILQGIDHHKWIVFTSLLGLLVKMLINIPLIKLFEVNGAIAATAIGYSVAVGINLYVIKKALNYKSEMVIRRLFLILVFNAVMFLGVWLTNKGLNMVHIPIGRWQALLYVMIGSVVGMVIYGFLAFKSGLAQQLFGDRLTRIMQRFGFGG from the coding sequence ATGGCATCGAATTTACTGAAAGGCACAGCCATTTTAACGATTGGCTTATTTTTATCGAAGGCACTTGGTCTGCTTTATGTAATACCGTTTTATGCAATTGTCGGTGAAAAAAGTGTCGGACTCTATCAATATGCATACATACCTTATAATTTAGCGCTTGCGGTCGCAGTATCAGGAGCACCGCTAGCTATTTCCAAATTTGTTTCAAAGTACAATGCGCTCGGTGATTATGCGACCGGACGGAAACTGATGAAATCGGGTATGGTGATCATGTCTGCAACAGGCCTGCTGTCATTTCTGGCGTTGTTTTTCCTTGCGAATCCTATTGCGGAGCTTGTCATTAAAGATGAAGAACAGATATTTACTGTACAGGATATTGCGACAGTCATTCGCTGGGTCAGCTTTGCGTTGCTTGCCGTGCCGCTGCTCAGTATCGGACGGGGGTTTCTGCAAGGCTATCAGAAGTTTGAACCGACATCGGTGTCTCAATTAATCGAGCAGATTGTGCGCATCATCGTCGTGCTCGCTGGGGCATTTGTAGTCGTCAATGTGCTCGATCTGTCGCCGAGAATCGCTGTGCAGTTTGCCGTGTTTGCCGCATTTATCGGCGCGCTTGCTGGGTTATGGAGCCTGTATCATTACTGGAAGAAGTATCAGGAGGAATTTGATTATTTATTGTCGAACAGCCCGCCTGCAAGCTCTGTATCGCTGAAGCAAATCTATACAGAAGTATTCGCTTATGTATTGCCGTTTGTGCTGGTGGGAACGATTAATCCAATCTATCAATTCGTCGATATGGTTACGTTCAACGGTGCGATGAAATCTATTGGGCTCGCCAGTGTGTCTGACTTATATTTAACGAAGCTTAATTTTTTAACACATAAAATTGTTATGATTCCTGTAATGGTCGCAACGGGTTTTTCGATGGCGCTCATTTCGATCATTACGAAAGATTATACGATGAAAAATCAAAAAGGCGTCACGCGTTCACTTGATCAGACGTATCAGATTATGTTGTTTCTGACCATTCCGATGGTGATTGGTTTGATTGTGCTCAACAGTGAAGTGTATCAGTTTTTGTATGAGTATGATGTGGCGGGGGCAAGTGTCTTGGCTTCCTATGCACCGGTTGCGATTCTGTTTGCGATGTTCACGGTAACGGCGGCAATTTTGCAGGGAATTGATCATCACAAATGGATCGTATTCACTTCATTGCTTGGGCTGCTGGTGAAAATGCTCATCAATATTCCGCTGATTAAGCTGTTTGAGGTGAATGGTGCGATTGCAGCCACTGCAATTGGCTATTCAGTAGCTGTAGGCATTAACTTATATGTCATCAAGAAAGCGTTGAATTACAAATCCGAAATGGTCATCAGACGCCTGTTCCTGATCCTGGTTTTTAACGCGGTCATGTTCCTGGGAGTTTGGCTGACAAATAAAGGGCTGAATATGGTGCATATCCCGATAGGACGCTGGCAAGCTTTGCTGTATGTTATGATCGGCTCAGTCGTCGGCATGGTGATCTATGGATTCCTGGCTTTCAAATCTGGACTTGCACAACAATTATTCGGAGACCGGCTGACACGTATTATGCAGCGCTTCGGGTTTGGAGGGTAA
- a CDS encoding NAD(P)/FAD-dependent oxidoreductase yields the protein MYDVIVIGGGPSGLMASIAAAEQKKRVLLLEKGRKLGNKLAISGGGRCNVTNRLSQEEIIKHIPGNGKFLFGPFSVFNNQDIIQYFEGLGVPLKEEDHGRMFPVSNKSKDVVNALLNQLDELGVEIRLESRVQKLLMDDEKILGVRLDDGEELRAHAVVVAVGGKAVPQTGSTGDGYPWAERAGHTVTPLYPTEVPLLSKEPFIASKELQGLALRDVKVSVLNKKGKTLVTHQMDMLFTHFGVSGPAILRCSQFVVKEQMKNGRQPVLLQIDSMPDQHEEQVTQMITKILKEESKKQVKTSLKGLVPERWLLFLLKQAGIDETAIGADIRRDSIRTLASLFKTFPVYITGTQPIEKAFVTGGGVSVKEVEPKTMASRKKSGLFFCGEILDIHGYTGGYNITAALVTGRLAGMNAGLMN from the coding sequence ATGTATGATGTAATCGTAATCGGCGGCGGACCTTCAGGCTTAATGGCCTCCATTGCGGCAGCCGAACAAAAAAAGCGTGTCTTGCTGCTGGAAAAAGGCCGAAAGCTCGGCAATAAATTAGCTATCTCTGGCGGCGGCCGGTGTAACGTCACAAATCGGCTGTCCCAAGAAGAAATCATTAAACATATTCCAGGCAACGGAAAATTCCTGTTCGGTCCGTTCTCTGTTTTCAACAATCAGGATATCATCCAGTACTTCGAAGGACTCGGCGTCCCATTAAAAGAGGAAGATCACGGCCGAATGTTTCCTGTTTCCAATAAATCCAAAGACGTTGTCAATGCCCTCTTGAATCAACTGGATGAACTCGGTGTGGAAATCCGTTTGGAAAGCCGTGTACAAAAACTGCTGATGGACGATGAAAAAATTCTGGGTGTCCGGCTGGATGACGGTGAAGAACTGCGTGCACATGCAGTAGTCGTGGCGGTCGGCGGCAAGGCAGTTCCCCAAACGGGCAGCACAGGCGACGGCTACCCGTGGGCGGAACGTGCAGGACATACCGTCACACCGCTGTATCCGACGGAAGTTCCTTTGCTGTCAAAAGAACCTTTCATTGCTTCGAAGGAACTGCAGGGTCTCGCACTGCGCGATGTGAAAGTATCCGTTTTGAACAAGAAAGGGAAAACACTCGTCACACATCAGATGGATATGCTGTTTACCCACTTTGGTGTAAGCGGCCCTGCGATATTGCGGTGCAGCCAATTCGTCGTCAAAGAACAGATGAAAAACGGCAGACAGCCCGTCTTACTGCAAATTGATTCCATGCCTGATCAGCATGAAGAGCAAGTCACGCAAATGATCACTAAGATTTTAAAAGAGGAGTCCAAAAAACAAGTAAAGACGTCATTGAAAGGACTCGTTCCGGAACGGTGGCTGCTGTTTCTGCTAAAGCAAGCCGGAATCGATGAAACGGCAATCGGAGCAGACATCAGGCGAGATTCCATTCGGACGCTCGCAAGCCTGTTTAAAACTTTTCCTGTCTATATTACCGGGACGCAGCCAATCGAGAAAGCATTCGTCACAGGCGGCGGTGTGTCTGTGAAAGAAGTCGAACCGAAAACAATGGCTTCACGGAAGAAGTCCGGACTGTTTTTCTGCGGCGAGATTTTGGATATCCACGGCTACACGGGCGGCTATAATATTACTGCCGCACTTGTCACGGGACGTCTTGCAGGAATGAATGCAGGGTTGATGAATTGA
- the leuS gene encoding leucine--tRNA ligase produces the protein MSYKHTQIEKKWQQYWQDHGTYKMVDDPSKPKFYALDMFPYPSGAGLHVGHPLGYIATDILSAFKRKQGYNVLHPMGWDAFGLPAEQYAIDTGNDPAEFTAKNIATFKRQMQDLGFSYDWDREINTTDPSYYKWTQWIFIQLYKRGLAYIDEVPVNWCPALGTVLANEEVIDGLSERGNHPVERRPMRQWVLRITEYADRLLEDLDDLDWPESLKDMQRNWIGRSEGAQLTFDIADTDHSFEAFTTRPDTIFGATYAVLAPEHKLVSEITTDAQREAVENYISSVKSKSDLERTDLAKEKTGVFTGAYAINPASGEKMPIWIADYVLATYGTGAIMAVPAHDERDYEFAKTFDLPIIEVVAGGNIEEEAYAGEGEHVNSDFLNGLGKEEAITKAIEWFEEKGTGERKITYRLRDWLFSRQRYWGEPIPVIHWEDGTMTTVDESELPLMLPVTDNIKPSGTGESPLANITEWVNVVDPETGMKGRRETNTMPQWAGSCWYYLRYIDPKNDEMIIDPKLAERWLPVDIYVGGAEHAVLHLLYARFWHKVLYDIGVVQTKEPFQKLFNQGMILGEGHVKMSKSLGNVINPDDIVHSHGADTLRIYEMFMGPLDASKEWSTNGLDGSRRFLDRIWRLLVNEDDTLTGKLTDETGGPLEKVYNQTVKKVTEDFESMRNNTAISQLMVFINECYKAEKLPKAYIEGFILLISPVTPHLAEELWSKLGHTESIAYAQWPTFDESKLSDDTVEVAVQINGKIRAKITVPKDSAKEELEQAALENEDVKQWMEGKELKKIIAIPGRLVNIVAG, from the coding sequence ATGAGTTATAAGCACACGCAAATTGAAAAGAAATGGCAACAATATTGGCAGGATCATGGCACGTACAAAATGGTTGATGATCCATCGAAGCCGAAGTTTTATGCATTGGATATGTTCCCGTATCCTTCCGGCGCAGGTCTGCACGTAGGACATCCGCTCGGCTATATCGCGACAGATATTTTAAGTGCGTTCAAACGCAAGCAAGGATACAACGTGCTGCACCCGATGGGATGGGATGCATTTGGATTGCCTGCGGAACAGTATGCGATCGATACAGGGAATGACCCGGCTGAATTCACAGCGAAAAACATCGCAACGTTCAAGCGGCAAATGCAGGACCTTGGATTTTCTTACGACTGGGACCGGGAAATCAACACGACGGACCCTAGTTATTATAAGTGGACACAGTGGATTTTCATTCAATTGTATAAGCGCGGTCTTGCGTATATTGATGAAGTGCCTGTTAACTGGTGTCCGGCACTCGGAACAGTGCTTGCGAATGAAGAAGTAATCGACGGATTGTCCGAGCGCGGAAATCACCCGGTAGAACGCCGTCCGATGCGCCAGTGGGTGCTGCGTATTACGGAATATGCAGACCGTCTGCTGGAAGACTTGGATGACCTTGACTGGCCAGAAAGCCTAAAAGATATGCAGCGAAATTGGATTGGCCGTTCAGAAGGTGCGCAACTGACATTTGACATCGCGGATACGGATCATTCATTCGAAGCATTCACTACACGTCCTGACACGATTTTCGGTGCAACGTATGCGGTATTGGCACCTGAACATAAATTGGTTAGCGAAATTACAACGGATGCTCAGCGTGAAGCGGTTGAAAATTATATTAGCTCAGTGAAATCAAAGAGTGATCTTGAGCGTACAGATTTAGCGAAAGAAAAAACAGGTGTATTCACTGGTGCATATGCCATTAACCCGGCAAGCGGAGAGAAAATGCCGATCTGGATTGCGGATTATGTTTTGGCAACATATGGAACAGGTGCCATCATGGCGGTTCCGGCACATGATGAACGGGACTATGAATTTGCAAAAACATTTGATCTGCCGATTATCGAAGTCGTAGCAGGCGGGAATATTGAAGAGGAAGCCTATGCAGGGGAAGGGGAGCATGTGAATTCGGACTTCCTGAATGGATTAGGCAAAGAAGAAGCGATCACAAAAGCGATCGAATGGTTTGAAGAAAAAGGCACAGGCGAACGCAAAATCACGTATCGTTTGCGTGACTGGTTATTCTCCCGTCAGAGATACTGGGGCGAGCCGATTCCTGTAATTCACTGGGAAGACGGCACAATGACAACTGTCGACGAATCTGAATTGCCGTTGATGCTGCCGGTAACGGATAATATTAAGCCGAGCGGCACGGGTGAATCACCGCTTGCGAATATTACAGAGTGGGTGAATGTTGTCGATCCTGAAACGGGAATGAAAGGACGCCGTGAAACGAATACGATGCCGCAATGGGCGGGAAGCTGCTGGTATTATCTGCGTTATATCGACCCGAAAAATGATGAAATGATCATTGACCCGAAATTGGCCGAGCGCTGGCTGCCGGTAGATATTTACGTAGGCGGTGCAGAGCATGCGGTACTTCACTTATTGTATGCGCGTTTCTGGCACAAAGTATTGTATGACATTGGTGTCGTTCAAACGAAAGAGCCGTTCCAGAAGCTCTTCAATCAGGGAATGATCTTAGGTGAAGGTCATGTGAAAATGTCCAAATCACTCGGAAATGTCATCAACCCGGATGATATCGTTCATTCACACGGTGCAGATACATTGCGTATTTATGAAATGTTCATGGGTCCGCTTGATGCATCGAAAGAATGGTCAACGAACGGGCTGGACGGGTCACGCCGTTTCCTTGACCGCATTTGGCGTTTGCTCGTCAATGAGGATGACACACTGACCGGCAAATTGACTGATGAAACTGGCGGACCGCTTGAGAAAGTGTATAACCAGACTGTTAAAAAAGTTACGGAAGATTTCGAGAGCATGCGCAATAATACCGCCATCTCTCAACTGATGGTATTCATCAATGAATGCTATAAAGCAGAGAAATTGCCGAAAGCGTATATCGAAGGATTCATTTTATTAATTTCACCGGTCACGCCGCACTTGGCAGAAGAACTGTGGTCCAAACTCGGACATACAGAATCGATCGCGTATGCACAGTGGCCGACATTTGATGAATCGAAGCTGTCGGATGATACGGTAGAAGTTGCAGTGCAAATCAACGGAAAAATCCGTGCAAAAATTACTGTACCAAAAGATTCTGCGAAAGAAGAGCTGGAACAGGCGGCTCTGGAAAATGAAGATGTGAAACAGTGGATGGAAGGCAAGGAATTGAAGAAAATCATAGCGATTCCTGGACGCCTGGTAAATATTGTAGCTGGTTAA